The genomic stretch CCCACCAGGGTAAAGATTTACCTGCTAAAAAGTAATCCTCAGCATTTTTCTCATGCCCTTCTTTACTCCTGGATACCCATAATCCTACAGTAACAATTGTTACTGCATAGATGATGAATGTTAAATAATCAACAGATGAAAACTGCATGTATGAGCCCTTTATTTCAAATTAATTCGCTATATCAAATTTATATCTGATTTGATGATTATATTCCTGCCCTGGTTTTAGAACAGTCGATGGAAACGACTTTTCACTGGGAGAGTTTGGGAAATGCTGTGGCTCTAAGCATACAGCCTGCCATTTATTATACTGGGCACCCCTTTTTCCGGGAACGTTCCCATTCAAATAATTACCAGTATATAGTTGTAAACCTGGTGCATTAGATGACAGAGTAAGTCGTCTTCTACTCACAGGATCCTCGATGATGGCCATTTCTTTCAATTCATTTGAGGAATCCCTAATGACAAAGCAATGATCAAAGCCCTCCGCTAACTTCAGCTGTGGGTTTTGCTTGGAAAGCCGGGACCCCAAGGAAGCGAGAGTTCTAAAGTCAAATGGAGACTGTGAGACAGTTCGTTTTTCACCCTTTGGTATCATAGAATCGTTAATGGGGAGGTATTCATCAGCCTTTATTTCAAGCATGTGAGTTTCGATATTAACACTGCTCAATCCCGTAAGGTTGAAATATGGATGCAAAGATATGTTTACTACCGTCTTCTGGTCGCTATACGCGTTTATCTGGACAGTTAACTCATTTTTCTGATTCAATGTGTAACGAATGCTTATTTCCAGGTTGCCTGGAAAACCTTGATCGCCATCTGGACTTAAATGGTTCAGAACTAAAGCCACATCATCTTCCGAGTAGATTATTTCAGAATCCCATACCACCTGATTGAAACCCTGAGTACCTCCATGATTGCAGCTAGTGCCATCATTGCTTGGAAGTAGGTGCTTTACACCATCAAGAATTATGGAAGAATCTGCTATTCTATTCGCATAGCGTCCTAGAATAGCACCCATATATGAACGATCCTGCAGGTATCCGTCTATATCTTCATATCCCAACAAGATATCTGCAAACTCCCCATTTATATCTGGGACAACAATTGAATGAATGATCCCACCATAGTTTAAAACACTGATTGATATCTTGTTTTTATTTTCTAGCCGGTATTCAGTAATCTGTGTACCATCGCTCAACTGGCCAAAAGGAAATTCAGAAATGCTGGTTTTGTTATGCTTACTCATATTCTCAATCAATGAGAGCTTCCTTCATCAGGGTCTCGTATTTTCTCGCAAGGAAGATTCCCTAACAATTAATTCTGTCTCAATGACTCTTGTAATAGATTTCCGGTCTTCAATTGGAGTTTTCAATTCATCCATCAGTATTTGGATTGCCTCCTGACCCATTTTGTATCCATGTTGATCAATTGTGGTTAGGGGTGGATCAATGATCTCAGTAATGGGATTGTTGCTAAATCCAGTAATTCCAATATCCTGGGGAATATTAAGCCCCATTGATATTATCTCCTTGTGAGCGCCAACTGCCACGGGATCATTAATTGCGAATATAGCGTCAGGCGGATTTGATACCTCAAAGAGTGTCCGAATGCCAATGGCTCCAGATCTCTCCTGCAGGGTACCGTGGATGACAATATCCTCATCATAGACCACTCCATGATCCTCAAGTGCTTTTTGATATCCCTTTAGACGTTCTTGAGCGATACCGAGATAGCTTGGTCCTGCAAGGTGAGCAATTCTCGTGTAGCCCATTTCAATGAGATGTTCCACAGCTTTCCGAGCACCTTTATAATCATCAACTATTACCTTCGAAACATTAAGTTGATCGAGAATGCGGTCAAAAAGAACTACTGGAATACCTCTTTGAAGGAAGCGTTTGAAGTGATCACCATTCTGGGTCGTTTGTGAGACTGAGGCAACGATACCCGCGACTCTATTTGAAAGCATATTATGAGTGTTTAGCACTTCCCGATTGTAGTCTTCATTTGATTTTGAAACAATGATAGTGAAACCATGCTTGTATGCAAGGTCTTCCATCCCATCAATGGCAGAAGAGAAAAAGTCATGTTTGATCTCTGGAACAATTACACCAATTGTCCTTGATGCGCTTGTCTTAAGATTCTTAGCTATGCTGTCTGGAAAGTAATCAAATCGTTCAGCTACCTTTTTAACCTTGAGGATGGTTTCTTCTGCGATGCCTGGATGGTTTTGTAAGGCACGCGAAACAGTCGAAATAGATAAACCTAGTTCGTTAGCGATATCTTTTAATGTTGGCACTTTTCGATTC from Candidatus Neomarinimicrobiota bacterium encodes the following:
- a CDS encoding LacI family DNA-binding transcriptional regulator; the protein is MNRKVPTLKDIANELGLSISTVSRALQNHPGIAEETILKVKKVAERFDYFPDSIAKNLKTSASRTIGVIVPEIKHDFFSSAIDGMEDLAYKHGFTIIVSKSNEDYNREVLNTHNMLSNRVAGIVASVSQTTQNGDHFKRFLQRGIPVVLFDRILDQLNVSKVIVDDYKGARKAVEHLIEMGYTRIAHLAGPSYLGIAQERLKGYQKALEDHGVVYDEDIVIHGTLQERSGAIGIRTLFEVSNPPDAIFAINDPVAVGAHKEIISMGLNIPQDIGITGFSNNPITEIIDPPLTTIDQHGYKMGQEAIQILMDELKTPIEDRKSITRVIETELIVRESSLRENTRP
- a CDS encoding aldose epimerase family protein, whose product is MSKHNKTSISEFPFGQLSDGTQITEYRLENKNKISISVLNYGGIIHSIVVPDINGEFADILLGYEDIDGYLQDRSYMGAILGRYANRIADSSIILDGVKHLLPSNDGTSCNHGGTQGFNQVVWDSEIIYSEDDVALVLNHLSPDGDQGFPGNLEISIRYTLNQKNELTVQINAYSDQKTVVNISLHPYFNLTGLSSVNIETHMLEIKADEYLPINDSMIPKGEKRTVSQSPFDFRTLASLGSRLSKQNPQLKLAEGFDHCFVIRDSSNELKEMAIIEDPVSRRRLTLSSNAPGLQLYTGNYLNGNVPGKRGAQYNKWQAVCLEPQHFPNSPSEKSFPSTVLKPGQEYNHQIRYKFDIAN